In the Flagellimonas sp. MMG031 genome, one interval contains:
- a CDS encoding BfmA/BtgA family mobilization protein, whose product MEKQSTNGKIKKGTGGYSNITVKKETATRFRSYSKRFNKSHSEVLEGMIQYFKENNLDPFGEGTKVILDSIKKLERQMMKKFDRLIAIIKNMEKTSIRPTYEMVLILYEAYVKDGRKPKREPIKIQEERMDFLESRNTVPKVEHERILHEFESYKKRCNEIIDNVEKVEPMMGKPYLKINMGMGDYESIKYQLK is encoded by the coding sequence ATGGAAAAGCAATCAACCAACGGTAAAATAAAGAAAGGGACGGGGGGTTATTCCAATATCACCGTAAAGAAGGAAACGGCCACACGCTTTCGCAGCTATTCCAAAAGGTTCAACAAATCCCATAGCGAGGTTTTGGAAGGAATGATACAATACTTCAAGGAGAACAACCTTGATCCTTTTGGAGAGGGAACAAAGGTCATCCTTGACAGCATCAAAAAATTGGAGCGTCAGATGATGAAAAAATTCGATAGGCTCATCGCCATTATCAAGAACATGGAAAAGACCAGTATCAGGCCCACCTATGAAATGGTACTCATCCTTTATGAAGCCTATGTAAAGGATGGGAGGAAACCTAAACGTGAACCAATCAAGATACAGGAAGAGCGAATGGATTTTTTGGAGTCTAGAAACACTGTTCCAAAAGTTGAGCACGAGAGAATCCTTCATGAATTTGAAAGCTATAAAAAGCGTTGCAATGAAATCATCGACAATGTGGAAAAGGTGGAGCCTATGATGGGAAAGCCCTATCTAAAGATCAATATGGGCATGGGGGATTATGAAAGTATTAAGTATCAATTAAAATGA
- a CDS encoding sugar O-acetyltransferase, which produces MNIFERLTSGEEIPMNHPDYGEIGVEVNKTIALSTKLNSSKNVHEIRQTLSEIIGSPIDESTTVFTPFYTNYGKNISLGKNVFINHACSFLDLGGIIIEDNVMIGPRVSITSENHPTAIETRKTMLPSKVHIQKNVWIGASATILPGVTIGENSVVAAGALVNKDVPSNTVVAGVPAKILRKLKNGV; this is translated from the coding sequence ATGAATATATTTGAAAGATTAACATCGGGCGAAGAAATTCCAATGAACCACCCGGATTACGGTGAAATTGGGGTTGAGGTGAACAAGACCATAGCACTTTCCACCAAATTGAATTCATCGAAAAACGTGCATGAAATTAGACAGACGTTGAGCGAAATCATTGGTTCGCCCATTGATGAAAGTACTACTGTTTTTACTCCCTTTTATACCAATTATGGGAAGAATATTTCTTTGGGGAAAAACGTGTTCATCAACCATGCTTGTAGCTTTTTGGACCTTGGGGGTATCATTATTGAAGACAACGTCATGATTGGTCCAAGAGTAAGTATAACTTCGGAAAATCACCCCACGGCTATTGAAACAAGAAAAACGATGCTGCCCAGTAAAGTACATATCCAAAAAAATGTATGGATTGGTGCCAGCGCCACAATTTTACCTGGGGTGACCATAGGAGAAAATTCAGTCGTGGCAGCAGGTGCTTTGGTCAATAAAGATGTCCCATCCAATACTGTGGTTGCAGGAGTGCCAGCAAAAATCCTTAGAAAATTGAAAAACGGTGTTTGA
- a CDS encoding site-specific integrase has protein sequence MRTYLTLLLDTRRAKKDGTYPIIFRLTHLRKTTSIATGFSISEIFWDHQKCSIKRNYTRTESIARLNTLLLKEEARANDILNKLSDQGKLNYLSIVEVKNRITRNSTYESFFEFGNSVVEDLKAAHRYGTARHYKGILSVLKTFNKGKDLKFNEVNYSFIKRFEKYHLAKGNSWNGLSTYLRGLRALFNKGIKAGLIEKEAYPFMNYTIRQIPTEKRALEIEDIRKILELEIPEDQALFRYRNYFICSFFLYGMNFTDMAYLQVSNIVNGRIKFRRKKTGKLYDIKITGQLSEILNSYLKGKKAEDYIFPVIKRENPAKQEREINWERQRYNRGLKTIQELCGIEQKLTTYVSRHSFATQAMLHNIPLEAISAMLGHSKLNTTQIYLKSLPTTILDDYNEKLIEAI, from the coding sequence ATGAGAACATATTTGACCCTTTTATTGGATACAAGAAGAGCAAAAAAAGATGGCACCTACCCTATCATTTTTCGCCTCACTCATTTGCGAAAAACAACATCCATCGCAACTGGTTTTTCAATATCCGAAATATTTTGGGATCATCAAAAATGTTCCATTAAAAGAAACTACACTCGCACGGAATCCATTGCCCGATTGAATACACTTTTATTAAAAGAAGAAGCTCGTGCAAATGACATTCTCAACAAACTTTCTGATCAAGGTAAGTTGAACTATTTGTCAATTGTTGAAGTGAAAAATCGAATCACAAGAAACAGTACCTATGAATCCTTTTTTGAATTTGGGAATTCTGTAGTTGAGGATTTAAAGGCGGCACACAGATATGGGACGGCAAGACATTATAAAGGCATTTTATCGGTCTTGAAGACCTTCAATAAGGGCAAAGATCTTAAGTTCAATGAAGTGAATTACTCCTTTATCAAACGCTTTGAAAAATATCATTTAGCAAAGGGAAATAGTTGGAATGGATTATCTACTTACTTACGCGGCTTACGAGCACTCTTCAATAAGGGTATAAAAGCAGGGTTAATTGAAAAGGAAGCCTATCCTTTTATGAATTATACAATAAGACAAATTCCAACCGAAAAACGAGCTTTGGAAATTGAAGATATCAGAAAGATCCTAGAATTGGAAATTCCAGAGGATCAAGCATTGTTTAGATATCGAAACTATTTCATTTGTTCCTTTTTTCTCTATGGTATGAACTTCACGGACATGGCATACCTCCAAGTAAGCAATATAGTGAACGGTCGTATTAAATTTCGCAGAAAGAAAACAGGAAAACTATATGACATAAAAATAACCGGACAACTTTCAGAAATCTTGAACAGTTATTTGAAAGGAAAGAAAGCGGAGGATTACATATTTCCTGTAATAAAACGAGAAAATCCTGCTAAACAGGAACGAGAGATTAATTGGGAAAGGCAGCGTTATAATCGCGGGTTAAAAACAATTCAGGAGTTATGTGGAATTGAGCAGAAGCTTACAACCTACGTTAGCAGACATAGCTTTGCTACACAAGCTATGCTTCACAACATTCCTTTGGAGGCCATTTCTGCCATGCTTGGACATAGTAAGCTGAATACAACTCAAATCTATCTCAAATCGTTGCCGACTACTATCCTGGATGATTACAATGAGAAGTTAATTGAAGCTATCTAA
- a CDS encoding T9SS type B sorting domain-containing protein, with amino-acid sequence MKLNYPKLVIFITLLGYSVALSGQSIVIEDREYADINGKLKDIFDDSFDTDCLDVSIERATNLSLNGISTFNRGNSEFPFDTGFVLSTGQAQMSIGPNKSLRTSSVSEPFGGIYTIQEILDDRIGTVGQYSESKAIKLRFVSQTDFFNLNYIFASESYKVGDIECFDGDSSKQDGFAILLTGPGITPDTFDHDNDTTTPEIEYVHHGKNIALLPDQVTQVGLHSIHNNPECNNLGFQSYFIEQEVGTGEIEANGRTVPLTAVSPIIPGEVYELEIILTNRGDNSLDSWLFIEFAQKPIVPDLEDTYFICKENTNSNNYQSIFIDTDIDDPKYSFQWFLDGDLLSDQTNNNVEVFVPGEYSVNIVAPNGCSRTYSFSVVESSIPFDLAYSLSGELFTNQQTVEISTTGISDYLYSLNGIEQSSSTFTSIAPGTYHLVVKDINGCGEAGLDFTIVDYPKFFSPNGDDINDIWRPNMGNISKDGNVFIYDRYGKMLNNFSLKNGSWDGVFNGNRMPPADYWFIINFKDGQVFKGHFSLIR; translated from the coding sequence ATGAAATTGAATTATCCAAAGCTTGTTATTTTTATAACTCTTTTAGGCTATTCGGTAGCGTTATCTGGGCAATCCATTGTTATTGAAGACAGAGAATATGCTGACATAAATGGTAAATTGAAGGATATATTTGATGACTCTTTCGATACCGATTGCCTTGATGTTTCTATTGAAAGGGCGACCAATCTATCGTTAAATGGAATCAGCACATTTAATAGAGGTAACTCAGAATTTCCGTTTGATACAGGTTTCGTACTATCAACAGGTCAAGCACAGATGTCAATCGGACCAAACAAATCACTAAGGACGAGTTCGGTCAGCGAACCGTTTGGCGGGATATATACCATACAGGAAATTCTCGACGATAGAATTGGTACTGTCGGTCAATATTCGGAATCAAAAGCTATTAAATTGAGATTTGTATCTCAAACTGATTTTTTCAATTTAAATTACATATTTGCTTCTGAGTCTTATAAAGTTGGGGACATTGAATGTTTTGATGGCGATAGTTCAAAACAGGATGGATTTGCAATATTATTGACCGGTCCAGGTATTACACCAGATACCTTTGATCATGACAATGACACGACAACACCTGAAATAGAATATGTACATCACGGTAAAAACATTGCATTACTACCGGATCAAGTTACGCAAGTAGGCCTACATAGCATTCATAACAATCCGGAGTGTAACAATCTTGGATTCCAATCATACTTTATAGAGCAAGAAGTTGGTACGGGCGAAATTGAGGCGAACGGTAGAACCGTGCCGCTAACCGCTGTCTCACCGATCATTCCCGGTGAAGTCTATGAATTGGAAATTATATTGACCAATAGAGGGGACAATAGCTTGGATTCTTGGCTTTTTATTGAATTTGCACAGAAGCCTATTGTGCCTGATTTAGAAGACACATATTTTATATGTAAAGAAAATACAAACAGTAACAACTATCAAAGCATTTTCATTGACACAGACATTGATGACCCAAAGTATTCTTTTCAATGGTTTTTAGATGGCGACCTTTTATCCGATCAAACAAATAATAACGTTGAGGTATTTGTTCCGGGAGAATATTCGGTAAATATTGTAGCTCCCAACGGATGTTCAAGAACTTACTCCTTTTCTGTTGTTGAATCTTCAATTCCGTTTGATTTAGCATATTCCCTGTCCGGAGAACTTTTTACGAACCAACAAACAGTTGAAATTAGTACGACAGGAATAAGTGACTATTTGTACTCCTTAAATGGAATAGAACAATCTTCATCAACTTTTACAAGTATTGCTCCAGGTACATATCATTTGGTAGTTAAAGATATCAACGGTTGTGGTGAAGCCGGCTTGGATTTTACAATAGTTGATTATCCAAAGTTTTTTTCCCCCAATGGAGATGACATCAATGATATTTGGAGACCTAATATGGGCAATATCAGTAAAGATGGTAATGTTTTTATCTATGACAGATATGGTAAGATGCTGAATAACTTCTCCCTGAAAAATGGCTCGTGGGATGGAGTATTTAATGGAAATAGAATGCCTCCAGCAGACTATTGGTTTATTATAAATTTTAAGGACGGACAGGTTTTTAAAGGGCATTTTTCGTTAATAAGGTAA
- a CDS encoding zinc-dependent metalloprotease: MKKITTLIVFIGFNCLIHAQECATPTPTAYSVSSGISGKSSVSSSYCLNLYFHIVRRTNGTGGVNPTVIDDILNVMNSAFLPHEISIQSVGNDYIDSDALFDIGTDNEANQLFGTNNQANAINVYLVNSGQTSSGIVYAGLAQDIPSRNMIIDNDFVLTSTAPHELGHCLNLLHTHETYYGVENINGSNCSTAGDKICDTPADPQLSSFNVDVTCNYTGGNGYSPLTDNIMSYSRSACRDLFTDGQVAVMKNAIPQYSILSDAVATNCQITKLIGDDCTCSNINTVITLQYPPSTTVNWTTSTNMTIVSSTNSSVTVKGVSGTRSQGQVTASFNGIQLTKDVWVGEPSAPSSLSGPSSVLTGAFVNYNSSVASGASSYEWRLPYPFDVVTSWNYNGQRWQMRTTTDRYLTAYTGMGQISGLVQVMGKNKCGVGGAKTKSVSHSSSGGGGIPLKTQFDGIGVAITENQIYPNPANERINILLKNRADLTFVNVTLSSMDGKVLFKSQNKNLSVVPTEHLTNGVYILNIITDQEIVQKSIIISH; the protein is encoded by the coding sequence ATGAAAAAAATTACTACGTTAATAGTTTTTATTGGTTTTAATTGCCTCATCCACGCCCAAGAATGTGCTACCCCTACACCGACCGCATATTCAGTTTCATCAGGTATTTCTGGAAAATCTTCAGTCTCTTCCTCCTATTGTTTGAATTTATATTTCCATATTGTTCGCAGAACCAATGGTACCGGTGGGGTCAATCCAACGGTTATCGACGATATTCTTAATGTCATGAACAGTGCATTTTTACCACACGAAATTTCAATACAATCTGTCGGCAATGATTACATCGATAGTGATGCTTTATTCGATATCGGAACGGACAATGAGGCGAACCAGCTATTTGGTACAAACAACCAAGCGAATGCCATAAATGTTTATCTTGTAAATTCAGGTCAAACCTCCAGTGGAATTGTTTACGCTGGATTGGCCCAGGATATTCCTAGCAGGAATATGATAATAGATAATGATTTTGTGCTTACTTCTACAGCTCCCCATGAATTGGGACATTGTCTTAACTTATTGCATACTCATGAAACTTACTATGGGGTTGAAAATATAAATGGTTCAAATTGCTCAACGGCTGGGGATAAAATTTGCGATACGCCAGCTGACCCGCAGCTTTCGAGTTTTAACGTCGATGTTACCTGTAATTACACTGGCGGAAATGGTTACAGTCCCCTTACGGATAACATTATGTCCTATTCAAGGTCGGCATGCCGAGATTTATTTACTGATGGACAAGTGGCGGTTATGAAAAATGCGATACCACAATATTCTATTTTATCAGATGCTGTAGCAACGAACTGTCAGATAACCAAGTTGATTGGTGACGATTGTACTTGTTCGAATATAAATACAGTAATAACCCTGCAATATCCCCCAAGTACCACTGTTAACTGGACTACTTCAACCAATATGACCATTGTAAGCAGTACTAATAGTTCGGTTACGGTCAAGGGGGTAAGTGGTACTCGAAGTCAGGGTCAGGTCACGGCAAGTTTTAATGGTATTCAATTAACAAAAGATGTTTGGGTAGGCGAACCCAGTGCACCATCTTCCCTTTCCGGTCCATCATCTGTTTTAACAGGTGCATTTGTAAATTATAACTCGTCCGTAGCTTCTGGAGCCAGTAGCTATGAATGGCGTCTGCCTTATCCTTTTGATGTAGTTACAAGCTGGAATTACAATGGTCAGCGTTGGCAAATGAGGACAACAACGGATCGCTATCTTACAGCTTATACTGGAATGGGACAGATTTCCGGATTGGTACAGGTCATGGGGAAAAATAAATGTGGTGTTGGAGGAGCTAAGACTAAAAGTGTATCCCATTCAAGCAGTGGTGGAGGTGGAATTCCACTTAAGACTCAATTCGATGGTATAGGAGTAGCTATAACTGAAAACCAAATTTATCCTAACCCTGCAAATGAACGGATAAATATCTTGCTGAAGAATCGCGCTGATTTAACTTTTGTAAATGTCACTTTAAGCAGTATGGACGGGAAGGTTTTATTCAAAAGCCAAAACAAGAACTTATCGGTTGTTCCAACTGAACATTTAACGAACGGGGTTTATATACTTAATATAATAACTGATCAAGAAATAGTTCAAAAATCAATTATTATATCTCACTAG
- the mobB gene encoding MobB family relaxase, with protein sequence MYLTISAQKIGSTYNSSVGSYVDYLEKENEDRSPEQREEFFDQENDSVSPEKVIDEIDANTAKLRQKDPKFYSIVVSPNQRELKAIGNDQKLLREYTRKLMEDYAKSFHRNQEVKAENLKYYAKIEHERTYRGFDKQVQENAPYRGEIARLKNEIRKVERGESIGNVKELEKRIAEQTRLAPHKQNGQLVAAGMQKEGPQTHIHIIVSRRDVTNTYTLSPMAKHKASEVELNGKTVKRGFDRDSFYQAAEKTFDRTTGFKRNYVESYVGRKAHAKEPGKFFAKVMGLPTKEKDMAFKLLKTMGIKAPSIPTNKVQMAAKIIKALGKGIDKARGAGEDMGY encoded by the coding sequence ATGTACCTTACCATCTCAGCACAGAAAATAGGCAGTACCTATAACTCCAGTGTGGGGAGCTATGTGGACTATCTGGAAAAGGAAAACGAGGATAGGTCGCCCGAACAAAGGGAGGAATTCTTTGACCAAGAGAACGACAGCGTAAGCCCTGAAAAGGTCATCGATGAAATTGATGCCAATACCGCCAAATTAAGGCAGAAGGACCCGAAATTCTATTCCATTGTGGTCAGTCCCAACCAAAGGGAACTTAAAGCCATAGGAAATGACCAGAAACTGTTAAGGGAATACACTAGGAAACTCATGGAGGACTATGCCAAGAGTTTCCATAGGAACCAAGAGGTAAAGGCCGAGAACCTGAAATACTATGCCAAGATCGAACATGAACGCACCTATAGGGGCTTTGACAAACAGGTTCAGGAGAATGCTCCCTACCGAGGGGAGATAGCAAGGCTCAAAAACGAGATACGGAAAGTGGAACGTGGCGAATCCATTGGGAATGTCAAAGAGCTTGAAAAGAGGATTGCAGAGCAAACAAGATTGGCCCCACACAAACAGAACGGGCAGCTTGTGGCCGCAGGGATGCAAAAGGAGGGGCCACAGACCCATATCCATATCATAGTCAGCAGGAGGGATGTGACGAACACCTATACACTTTCACCCATGGCCAAGCACAAGGCCTCGGAAGTGGAACTGAACGGAAAGACGGTAAAGAGGGGATTTGATCGGGACAGCTTCTACCAAGCAGCCGAAAAGACCTTTGACAGGACAACTGGGTTCAAGAGGAACTATGTGGAATCCTATGTTGGGAGAAAGGCCCATGCCAAGGAACCGGGGAAGTTCTTTGCCAAGGTCATGGGACTGCCCACCAAGGAAAAGGACATGGCCTTTAAACTCCTTAAGACGATGGGTATCAAAGCTCCCAGCATACCTACCAATAAAGTGCAGATGGCGGCCAAGATCATTAAGGCACTTGGAAAGGGTATCGATAAGGCTAGGGGAGCAGGTGAGGACATGGGTTACTGA